Below is a window of Myxococcus guangdongensis DNA.
CGTGCAGGTCCCGAAGGACAGCGACTGGCCGGCGGTGAGGGTGATGTCCTGGTTGATGGTGCCCGTGCGCGCGCTGTTGGTGGCGGTGGCGGAGAAGTCGAACGCGCCGCTGGTGGGCGCGGGGGTGGAGCCGCCACCCTCGAGCTTCCAGGCCACGGTGCCCGAGCAGGTGGTGGTGTCGTAGCAGCCCGCGCGGACCTCGTAGGTGCCGGCGGACGTCGCGGTGAAGCTCAGCTGGGAGCCGCGGCCGTTGCACGCGTCGTCGTTCTCCGCGACCTGCAGGCCGCTCGGGCCGAACAGGCGCAGGTACGAGTCACCGACGACGGCCGCGTCCGGCACGCCGCAGGTGCCCACGGTGATTTTCTGCCCCGCCGTCAGCGTCACCGCCTTGTTGGTGGTGTTGGCCGTGGCGCTGTAGGTGTTCTGCGCGGAGAAGGTGAAGGTGGTGCCGCCCGTCGGAGGCGGCGTGGTGCCGCACAGGCGCTGGCTGGTGGCCACGCGGCACAGCGCGGTGATGGCGGGCTGCACGTAGGTGATGCCCTCTCCGCCGCAGCCCGTCTCGGGGCAGTTGTTGACGACCCTGCAGCTGCCGCTGCTGACGTAGTCGTTGGCGCCGCGCACCAGGATGCCCGCCACGGTGTAGCCGTCCGTCTCGTAGACGCCCGAGCCGGAGTTGCCCTCGAAGGTGTCCGTGGTGGCGACGAAGTAGTCCAGCGTGCTGGCGCGCGCCGTGCGCACCTTGCCGCCCGAATCAATCTTGAAGGGGATGCCGCTGCCCGAGCCGATGACGGCCACGCCGGCGCCGACCGCCAGGGCGGTGTTGCCTGCGCGCACGGGCGCGGGGGTGAAGCGCGGCGCGGCGGAGCGGTCCAGTCGGACGATGGCGTAGTCGAGCATGGGGCTGCCGCTGTCGTCCAGCCGCTGCGTGACGATGGACTTGCAGGAGAAGATGTCCGCCGTCGTCACCTTCTGCAGCGTGTCGGGGCCCGTGTTGTAGAAGTTGAAGACGAAGCGCGTGTCCGCGCAGTCCGCCGCGGTCTCGATGCAGTGGCCCGCCGTCAGCACCAGGTCGTCGTCGATGAGCGTGCCGGAGCACCACGCCGCCGCCGGGTCGTTCCGGAAGCGCTGGTTGGTGCACAGGTTCTCGTACTCGCCCAGCGTATAGGCGAAGAAGCCGACGTCGTCCGGGTCGGTGGTGTCGAGCATGTCCGGGGACATCAGCGCCACGGTGGACTGCTCGGCGCGCTGGCGCAGCGTGGCGTTCGAGTGCGCGTACACGTCGAAGCGGTCATCCGTGCCGTACACCACGGGGCTCTCGCCGGAGCCCGTCTCCTCCGGAACCTCCGGCTCACCCGTTTGGGACGCGGGGCCCGGCTGACAGGCGGTGACGGCGACAGAACACAGGAGCGCGCCCAAGAGCTGCCGGGCGGCGCCATTCCGGATGTGGTGCATGAAGAGACGACTCCTGAAGTGGAACGGGCCCGCCCGGAAGGACGGGCGGGGCTCACACTCTACCGGAGACGTCGGTGCCGCGCAGGGCGGGAACGGCTCATTCCGCCTCGGGGTTGCGCAGCCACTCCAGGGCTTCCGGCTTCGTCTCGAACGTGCGGGTGGGGATGGTGAGCATGGCCCGCTTCGTCATCCGCCACGCCTGGAGGCCGGAGGGGGCGTCACTGACGACCCGCGCCGAGCGCTTCATCCCGTGCAGCTGCGCGTACGCGTTGAGCGCCGCCATGGAGGCCACCACGTCGGTGGGCATCACCCGCAGCTGGGACTGGTCCACCAGCGCGGACCACTCCCCCGCGAAGCCGACAATCGCCTTCTTCACCTCCGTGAGGTACTCGGTGAGGTCCGCCGAGGTGACCTGCGGGGGATAGACGACCTCGAGGATTCGGTCCTGCGCGTGAACGGTGATCTGGAATGGCATGGGCGGTGACGGCTCCGAAGGCGCGCCATCCTAGCCTCAGCCGGTGACACTCCGATACCCGACGCTTCACCTGCCCTCGAAGACGGGTGGCCCAAGCCACCCTGTCCAGAAGCGCCGGGAATGTCAGACCCCCCGGCTAGTGACGTCCCTGCCGCCGAACCGGTACTGGCCTGCGTCGTAGGGCGTGGCTGGCGGTTCGAGCCGGCAAGGGGGTTACATGAACAGGAAGCTGTATGTCCTGGGCGCGGTGCTGGGCACCGTGCCGGGGCTGCTGCCGGGAGCCTGTCCGCCGCGGGGGATGCCCGCCGGAGAGGCACGACGGGAAGCCCAGGCGCCGGTGTCGGCGCATGGCAAGGGCAGGACGGAGCGCCGGGCCGTGGTGGCTCCGCCCGAGGCTCCCAAGGCCGTCCGGAGCGAGGACGCACGAGCGATAGGCGCGCGGGAGACGGAGGCACCTCGTCACCCGTGCGAGCTGATGACGGTGGTGAAGGTCCCCTGCGATGAGCGCCTGGAGACCTGCGAGTACACGTACTGGGAGTGCCCGGCGGCGGTGAACCCGCTCCAGGCCTGAAGAAAGTCGAAGAGCGAGGCCCCTCATGATGCGCACCGACCGACAGGCAAGCCCGAGCATCCCCACGGCCTGGGGCGCGGACCCGCTCGTCGGGCAGGTGTTGCAGGGCCGTTACCAACTGGTGGCGCCGCTGGAGGGGCCGGGCACGCAGCGGGTGTACCGGGCCCTCCAGCTCCCGCTGGAGCGGACCGTGGCCGTGCGCGTGCTGGCCGCGCCCTTCGAGGACCTGGAGGCGCCGCGCCGCTTCTTCCAGGAGGCCCGTGCCGCGGCCAGGCTCGCCCATCCCCACACCGTCACCGTGCTGGACGCGGGGCGGCTGGAGGATGGGACGCTGTTCGTGGCCACGGAGTGGCTGGAGGGGCGCACGCTGCAGGACGTGCTCGCCTCGGGGCCGCTGCCGTGGCCGCGGGCGGTGGCGTGGGCCCGGGCGCTGGGGCGCTCCCTGCGTCAGGCGCACCAGCGAGGCGTGGTGCACGGAGACGTGTCCCCGGGCAACGTCGTGCTGGTGGAGGAGGCGGGGGCGCACGTGAAGCTGCGCGGCTTCGGGCGCACGCGCCCCGTGATGTCGGAGTCGGCGCGGCTGTCGGTGCGGGAGCTGACCGAAGGGGACGCGGGGCTCGGCTCGCCCGCGTACATGGCGCCGGAGCGGGCGCGCCACGTGGCCGACGCGCGCGGGGACATCTACTCGCTGGGCGTGGTGCTCTTCCACATGCTGATGGGGCGGGTGCCGTTCGAGTCGGAGGACCTGCTCGAGCTGGTCTTCGCCCATCACAAGGAGCCGCCTCCGCGCTTCTCGGAGCTGCGGCCGGAGCTGGCCGTGCCGGAAGCGGTGGAGGCGGTGGTGCGGCGGTGTCTGGAGAAGCGCCCCGAGCAGCGCTTCGCGTCCATGGAGGCCCTGTTGGAGGCGCTCGGGGACGTGGCGTCACGTCAGGTGGTGCCCGAGGAGGATGCGCCGGTGCGCGCGGCTTCGGACGCGCACCGGACGCGAGGGCCTAGTTGGTGGGGCCGCTGGCGGGCTTCTTGAGGTACTGGTCGAGGAACGCGCGGGTGCGGGAGTAGGCCTCCTCCTCGTTCTTCTTCTTGGTGAAGCCGTGGC
It encodes the following:
- a CDS encoding SpoIIAA family protein, which translates into the protein MPFQITVHAQDRILEVVYPPQVTSADLTEYLTEVKKAIVGFAGEWSALVDQSQLRVMPTDVVASMAALNAYAQLHGMKRSARVVSDAPSGLQAWRMTKRAMLTIPTRTFETKPEALEWLRNPEAE
- a CDS encoding serine protease, with the protein product MHHIRNGAARQLLGALLCSVAVTACQPGPASQTGEPEVPEETGSGESPVVYGTDDRFDVYAHSNATLRQRAEQSTVALMSPDMLDTTDPDDVGFFAYTLGEYENLCTNQRFRNDPAAAWCSGTLIDDDLVLTAGHCIETAADCADTRFVFNFYNTGPDTLQKVTTADIFSCKSIVTQRLDDSGSPMLDYAIVRLDRSAAPRFTPAPVRAGNTALAVGAGVAVIGSGSGIPFKIDSGGKVRTARASTLDYFVATTDTFEGNSGSGVYETDGYTVAGILVRGANDYVSSGSCRVVNNCPETGCGGEGITYVQPAITALCRVATSQRLCGTTPPPTGGTTFTFSAQNTYSATANTTNKAVTLTAGQKITVGTCGVPDAAVVGDSYLRLFGPSGLQVAENDDACNGRGSQLSFTATSAGTYEVRAGCYDTTTCSGTVAWKLEGGGSTPAPTSGAFDFSATATNSARTGTINQDITLTAGQSLSFGTCTVSGATGTGDTLLRLYNSAGQQVTSNDDACGSLSHATYTVPTGAGGTYQIRAGCYGASTCSGTVAWTLR
- a CDS encoding serine/threonine-protein kinase gives rise to the protein MMRTDRQASPSIPTAWGADPLVGQVLQGRYQLVAPLEGPGTQRVYRALQLPLERTVAVRVLAAPFEDLEAPRRFFQEARAAARLAHPHTVTVLDAGRLEDGTLFVATEWLEGRTLQDVLASGPLPWPRAVAWARALGRSLRQAHQRGVVHGDVSPGNVVLVEEAGAHVKLRGFGRTRPVMSESARLSVRELTEGDAGLGSPAYMAPERARHVADARGDIYSLGVVLFHMLMGRVPFESEDLLELVFAHHKEPPPRFSELRPELAVPEAVEAVVRRCLEKRPEQRFASMEALLEALGDVASRQVVPEEDAPVRAASDAHRTRGPSWWGRWRAS